ACTTTAGCAACTGCATTTAAATGTACCTCGTTACCAAAGGAAACTCTCTGAAGTATTTCTTGTTCACTCACCGTCTCCTTGAAGGAGCTGTTGAGCCAGCGGTTGTTGATCACGTTCTGGATGGAGATCGGTGGGTTCTCCAGGTCCTCGAATGAGTCCATCAGGATGAAGTCCAGCACGATGTCATAGAAGTTCAAGTGTTTCACCTGGTGAGAGTGAGTACAAACAGTCATTATTTCTATAAAAGAAGATGAGACAGCAGACGTCAGACGTTTGGTGGAGAAGTTAAATTGATCAGGGCGCTCGTACCCCTCGGGTGGCCAGCTCCACCTCTGTGTTCTCCCAGTGCTCCGTGTGCTCCAGGAAGGAAATCATCTCCTCAAACACTTCTTCGAATCTCTTTGGGCTCTGAAAACCAAAATATGACGGGTTAGTTTTGGGGAAGCACTCGTTTAGGATCTTATTTTTCACGAGTCATGGCTTTATTCTCACCTTCTGTGCTTTTACAATAATGGAGGACAGTATTTTCTTTCCCGTGTCAGCCAGAAACATCCGGGTCGCTCTCTCGCACAAAATCAGctgaaggaaaaacacagagcGGCTTAAAATGGTTTTCACGAGTAAAATAATCTGTGACCTTGATGTATTTTCTTCAGCAGCGTAGCACAATCCAATTAactgaaaaactaaaactgcCTAATGATAAAATCTGCCATCTGGAAacaacttttcaaaaatgttcagGTTTATTTAATCCAACTATTACACCAGTTTCCTTTAATTATGTCATCATGATGTAATTTAATTCATCAGGTTAGACTGTACCTGACACGCCTGCCGCACACAGTGCAACTTTGCCAGGAAATCAATGTCCCCACGACACTCCAGCATCTCAGTCCTGACGATAAAATCAAGCAAAAGACCAGATTGAAATGTCAGCAGAAGCAATTAACTCTGCAGCAAGCAGCACGTTACAGGAATTGAGGATCTCGGagttgatttgtgtgtgttacatgaCATTAGTTTGATT
Above is a window of Plectropomus leopardus isolate mb unplaced genomic scaffold, YSFRI_Pleo_2.0 unplaced_scaffold25936, whole genome shotgun sequence DNA encoding:
- the LOC121966801 gene encoding mitoguardin 1-like, with product MLECRGDIDFLAKLHCVRQACQLILCERATRMFLADTGKKILSSIIVKAQKSPKRFEEVFEEMISFLEHTEHWENTEVELATRGVKHLNFYDIVLDFILMDSFEDLENPPISIQNVINNRWLNSSFKETVSEQEILQRVSFGNE